From one Formosa sediminum genomic stretch:
- a CDS encoding tetratricopeptide repeat-containing sensor histidine kinase, translated as MKKIIYLIILLSVCFGYSQTKNIDSLTVALAFQKTETSKIKTSIELVEELYNHTDYNLALKYVLEADKLATKLNYIEGLSRISYLKALIYNKKEDYVNAINNFSEAKTLYSNLKDSLAIARINNQVGLIEISRGNYKQGIEYILSSIDEFEQRHLEKELKDAYKGLATAYLNNGKFNKAIEFNLKRLEIEEVNGNKNAIIEVIKNLASLYSDKKEHRKAIEYYERILMLDHSNNDSIRADILPKLGYEYLQFRDYDKAGIYLSESINLNRKTESSLGLIETLNNCGELNYKRGKVSLAEHRLNEAYTLLKSTPNKTEELKNYALLKTVDSIQHQYQRAFMWQGKYYALKDSLNRIEAAKTSKLNTYQGIGNLQQQSQFNPNATASTDQPLIGDNKKKFDRLQIITYALLAAFVIVSTFLVLIYLNRDRRIKYTLDLEAKNKKIEIQNKAILEQSAHLENINHIKDRLFSIVSHDLKDSLTSINGFIDLLKDGSLTRQEFDRLIPELSENANNASLLLFNLLNWSKSQMESLEPNATLFDIREVVLDKIKLIEHKLADKQIELVDNTLRDFVYADYSMVEIVIQNLLTNAVKFTKAGDTITISNQINNGKSIISIEDTGIGITQNNLSKLFKSNTFSTKGTKNEKGTGLGLSICKELVDLNHGKIWVESIVNSGSTFFVELPKSKQKKPELQVG; from the coding sequence ATGAAAAAGATAATTTATTTAATTATTCTTTTATCTGTATGTTTTGGTTATTCACAAACCAAAAATATAGATAGTTTAACTGTGGCTTTGGCTTTTCAGAAAACTGAAACTTCTAAAATAAAAACATCTATTGAACTTGTTGAAGAATTATACAACCATACAGATTATAACCTAGCATTAAAGTATGTTTTAGAAGCAGACAAATTAGCTACGAAATTAAACTACATTGAGGGATTAAGCCGTATTTCGTATTTAAAAGCATTAATCTATAATAAAAAAGAAGATTATGTAAATGCTATAAATAATTTCTCCGAAGCTAAAACTTTGTATAGTAATTTAAAAGATTCGTTAGCTATTGCTAGAATAAACAACCAAGTAGGGTTAATAGAGATATCTAGAGGTAATTACAAACAAGGAATTGAATATATATTGTCTTCTATTGATGAATTTGAACAAAGGCATCTGGAAAAAGAACTTAAAGACGCCTATAAAGGATTAGCTACAGCATATCTTAACAACGGAAAATTTAATAAAGCTATAGAGTTTAATTTAAAACGCTTAGAAATTGAAGAAGTAAACGGCAACAAAAATGCTATAATTGAAGTTATTAAAAATTTAGCATCCTTATATTCTGATAAAAAAGAACATAGAAAAGCTATAGAATATTATGAACGTATTTTAATGTTAGACCATAGCAATAATGACTCTATTAGAGCTGATATTTTACCAAAATTAGGGTACGAATATTTACAATTTAGAGATTATGATAAAGCTGGAATTTACCTCTCAGAAAGTATAAATTTAAACCGAAAAACAGAAAGTAGCCTAGGTTTAATTGAAACCTTAAATAATTGTGGAGAATTAAATTATAAACGGGGTAAAGTTAGTCTTGCTGAACATAGACTGAATGAAGCATATACACTTCTAAAAAGCACACCAAACAAAACTGAAGAACTAAAAAATTACGCCCTTTTAAAAACTGTAGATTCTATACAGCACCAGTACCAACGTGCATTTATGTGGCAAGGAAAATACTATGCTTTGAAAGATAGTTTAAACCGTATTGAAGCTGCGAAAACATCTAAATTAAACACATATCAAGGTATAGGCAACCTGCAACAACAATCTCAATTTAACCCTAACGCTACTGCCTCTACAGATCAGCCTTTAATAGGCGATAACAAGAAAAAATTTGATAGACTACAAATTATCACCTATGCGCTATTAGCAGCTTTTGTAATAGTCTCTACTTTTTTAGTACTTATTTATTTAAACCGAGATAGACGTATTAAATATACGCTTGACCTTGAAGCAAAAAACAAAAAAATAGAAATCCAGAATAAGGCCATTCTAGAACAATCTGCTCATCTAGAAAACATTAATCATATTAAAGACCGCTTATTTTCAATCGTATCTCACGATTTAAAAGATTCTTTAACCTCTATTAATGGTTTTATCGATTTATTAAAAGACGGTTCTTTAACCCGACAAGAATTTGATAGACTAATACCGGAATTAAGTGAAAATGCTAATAACGCATCTTTATTATTATTTAACCTCTTAAACTGGTCTAAATCACAAATGGAATCGTTAGAACCTAATGCCACATTATTTGATATTAGAGAAGTAGTTTTAGATAAAATTAAGCTAATTGAACATAAACTTGCAGATAAACAAATTGAATTGGTAGACAACACTTTACGTGATTTTGTATATGCAGACTACAGTATGGTGGAGATTGTTATACAAAACTTACTAACCAACGCTGTAAAATTCACTAAAGCAGGAGATACAATTACTATTTCAAATCAAATCAATAATGGTAAATCCATAATTAGTATTGAAGATACAGGTATAGGTATAACTCAAAATAATTTAAGCAAGCTCTTTAAAAGTAATACATTTTCTACTAAAGGAACTAAAAATGAAAAAGGCACTGGTCTAGGACTCTCCATCTGTAAAGAGTTAGTAGATCTAAACCATGGTAAAATTTGGGTAGAGAGTATTGTTAATTCCGGATCTACATTTTTTGTAGAATTACCTAAATCTAAACAAAAAAAACCGGAACTACAAGTAGGGTAA
- the ctlX gene encoding citrulline utilization hydrolase CtlX — MQHTTNTILMVRPINFRMNEQTAVNNYYQHAMKGVLPETVNARAQHEFDVFVEKLRGIGLHVIVINDTKTYDTPDAIFPNNWISFHEKGTVGLYPMFAENRRFERREDILDVLEDEGFVIHDVMDYTSAEDEGIFLEGTGSLLLDRVHGKAYCALSPRADEDLCIEFCEDFNYFPIVFTAYQSVDGKRKPIYHTNVMMCLAETFAVICLESIDDKKERKQVLQHLKESNKEVIAITETQVQHFAGNMLQVRGANNELFLVMSSSAYQSLTTQQISAITKHCKIVHSSLDTIEACGGGSARCMMAEVFLPYL, encoded by the coding sequence ATGCAACATACTACAAATACTATACTAATGGTTCGTCCAATAAATTTTAGGATGAATGAGCAAACAGCTGTTAATAATTATTATCAACACGCTATGAAAGGTGTGTTGCCTGAAACAGTAAATGCAAGAGCACAACATGAATTTGATGTATTTGTAGAAAAATTACGAGGCATAGGTTTACATGTTATTGTAATAAATGATACAAAGACGTATGATACTCCAGATGCTATATTTCCTAATAATTGGATTTCTTTTCATGAAAAAGGAACAGTAGGTTTATACCCTATGTTTGCAGAGAATAGACGTTTTGAACGTCGTGAAGATATTTTAGATGTTTTAGAGGATGAAGGCTTTGTAATTCATGATGTTATGGATTACACTAGTGCAGAAGATGAGGGAATATTTTTAGAAGGAACAGGGAGTTTATTGCTAGACCGTGTTCATGGAAAAGCTTATTGTGCGCTTTCGCCTAGAGCAGACGAAGATTTATGTATAGAATTTTGTGAAGATTTTAATTACTTTCCTATAGTTTTTACAGCTTATCAATCTGTTGATGGAAAACGAAAACCAATATATCATACTAATGTTATGATGTGTTTGGCAGAAACTTTTGCCGTGATTTGCTTAGAATCTATAGACGATAAAAAAGAGCGCAAACAAGTGCTTCAACATTTAAAAGAGAGTAATAAGGAAGTCATTGCTATCACAGAAACTCAAGTGCAACATTTTGCTGGAAATATGCTTCAAGTAAGAGGGGCCAATAACGAGTTATTTCTTGTTATGAGTAGCTCTGCTTATCAATCTTTAACAACGCAACAAATTAGTGCCATAACAAAACATTGTAAAATTGTACATAGTTCTTTAGATACTATAGAGGCATGCGGAGGTGGTAGCGCTAGATGTATGATGGCAGAGGTCTTTTTACCCTACTTGTAG
- a CDS encoding HAD family hydrolase → MSKYKCVIFDCDGVLVDSEAISNGILADMANQYGANLDLNAALKLFKGCSMEMCLDKIKAIVTSPIPDDFEAEYRRLSVDAFKSQIKPIAGVKEVVEELHRLNIPFCVASSGLESKMRLNLELTGLLEYFEGHLFSCYTIQKWKPDPAVFLWAAETMGFLPNECVVIEDSYSGVTAAKAGGFDVFGFTAHDIHDQLKGNATLEFEAMNQLISLIQEAK, encoded by the coding sequence ATGAGTAAATATAAATGTGTGATTTTTGATTGCGATGGCGTACTTGTAGATAGCGAAGCCATAAGCAATGGTATATTAGCAGATATGGCTAATCAATATGGTGCTAATTTAGATTTAAATGCAGCTCTTAAATTATTTAAAGGGTGCTCTATGGAAATGTGTCTCGATAAGATTAAAGCTATAGTTACATCACCTATACCAGATGATTTTGAAGCAGAATATAGACGATTAAGTGTAGATGCATTTAAATCTCAAATTAAGCCCATAGCAGGAGTAAAAGAAGTGGTGGAAGAATTACATCGTCTTAATATTCCGTTTTGTGTAGCTTCTAGTGGGTTAGAATCTAAAATGCGATTGAATTTAGAATTAACAGGCTTATTAGAATATTTTGAAGGTCATTTATTTAGCTGTTATACTATTCAAAAATGGAAACCAGATCCAGCCGTATTTTTATGGGCTGCAGAGACAATGGGTTTTTTACCTAATGAATGTGTAGTTATAGAAGATAGTTATTCTGGAGTTACAGCTGCTAAAGCTGGTGGATTTGACGTTTTTGGATTTACTGCACACGATATTCATGATCAATTGAAAGGTAATGCTACTTTAGAATTTGAAGCGATGAATCAGTTAATTTCTTTAATTCAGGAAGCCAAGTAA
- a CDS encoding SDR family NAD(P)-dependent oxidoreductase, translating into MKNVIITGTSRGIGLELVKYFAKAGHQVLALSRNNKPVTNLNLKNVEAFCFNLGEASDFKNVKTYVNANWKQVDILIHNAGVLINKPFLELTPTDFQDVYTTNVFGVAELTRTLLPYMKKGSHMVTVSSMGGIQGSMKFPGLAAYSSSKGAVITLSELLAEEYKDSGIAFNVLALGAVQTEMLEEAFPGYKAPITADDMAQYIFNFALTGATFYNGKVLQVSSTTP; encoded by the coding sequence ATGAAAAATGTTATAATTACAGGTACAAGTAGAGGGATAGGTTTAGAACTAGTAAAATATTTTGCAAAAGCTGGACATCAGGTACTCGCTTTGTCTCGGAATAATAAACCAGTTACAAACTTAAACTTAAAGAATGTAGAAGCTTTTTGTTTTAATTTGGGTGAAGCATCAGATTTTAAAAACGTAAAAACTTATGTCAATGCAAATTGGAAACAAGTAGATATATTAATACATAATGCTGGGGTTTTAATTAATAAACCGTTTTTGGAGTTAACACCAACAGATTTTCAAGATGTATATACTACAAACGTTTTTGGAGTAGCAGAACTAACCCGAACACTATTACCTTATATGAAAAAGGGAAGTCACATGGTAACAGTTAGTTCTATGGGCGGTATTCAGGGCAGTATGAAATTTCCTGGTTTAGCAGCGTATAGTTCTAGTAAAGGTGCTGTAATTACGTTATCAGAATTATTAGCAGAAGAATATAAAGATAGCGGAATAGCCTTTAATGTTTTGGCCTTAGGAGCTGTGCAAACAGAAATGTTAGAAGAAGCTTTCCCTGGATATAAAGCTCCAATTACGGCTGATGATATGGCACAATATATTTTTAATTTTGCTCTCACAGGAGCGACGTTTTATAATGGTAAAGTTCTACAAGTTTCATCTACAACACCTTAA